The following coding sequences are from one Culex quinquefasciatus strain JHB chromosome 1, VPISU_Cqui_1.0_pri_paternal, whole genome shotgun sequence window:
- the LOC6035361 gene encoding uncharacterized protein LOC6035361, whose amino-acid sequence MVRNYVRKTCRQEWTVAQLDSAIRAVRNGCSKTEAARSFGVPKKTLLRYLRQVEGPVIRRELGSFKTVFNPAQEQQLVNYILDMCRTFYGLTPKDVRSLAYQMAEANNIPHPFNHEEKHAGTDWFYCFRKRFPNLVLRVAEPTSMARAKGFNRKSVGDYFQLVSNIFAEHFYPPDKFYNMDEFGVSTVPTKANRVVAERGQDQVGGMVSAEKGVTTTVVFAMSAAGDFVPPMFIFPRQRMNDALKVGAPYGSTFACNPSGWSTIDTCTKWFDHFLMHTRPTKEEPVLLLFDGHKSHTKNLQLLEKARRNHVRIVSIPPHTSHKLQPCDLTLMASVRSHYNSASHSLLRHAPPGRLVTPYDICSLMGQAFSLSASRSTAENGFRRAALVPFNPAIFTDEDFASADYLSQMNVGQVPIGNDGSEVRDEEELGVQPEQEELVDVEQVQNDQEPGGVDHLAPVELHTVEDTKDQSQIIIEEDVYFLIQDNGEIKLQSINTADEREYVAAPVSPGPDAPVDNVDAPPIEKQLRESDKNGAAELLGQGAADAGSPALEPNAVTDQKATLKKKKPKQTKKHPASRSLQRRKWLLI is encoded by the exons ATGGTTCGGAACTACGTCCGGAAAACCTGCCGGCAGGAGTGGACCGTTGCTCAGCTGGACTCGGCCATTCGAGCGGTCCGTAACGGTTGCAGCAAAACCGAAGCTGCACGTTCCTTCGGTGTGCCAAAGAAAACTCTGTTGCGGTATCTGCGTCAAGTGGAAGGCCCCGTAATCCGTCGAGAGCTAGGCAGTTTCAAGACCGTGTTCAACCCGGCACAGGAGCAGCAGCTGGTTAACTACATTTTGGACATGTGCCGTACGTTTTACGGGCTCACTCCGAAGGATGTGCGAAGCTTGGCGTACCAAATGGCAGAGGCCAACAACATCCCGCATCCGTTCAACCACGAAGAGAAACATGCCGGGACGGATTGGTTCTACTGCTTTCGGAAGCGATTTCCGAATTTGGTCCTACGTGTAGCAGAACCGACCTCAATGGCAAGAGCTAAGGGGTTCAACCGGAAGAGTGTTGGAGACTACTTCCAACTGGTATCTAACATCTTCGCGGAGCATTTTTATCCCCCGGACAAGTTCTACAACATGGACGAGTTCGGCGTTTCTACG GTTCCGACGAAAGCGAACAGAGTCGTCGCAGAACGCGGACAGGACCAAGTCGGAGGAATGGTTTCCGCGGAAAAGGGAGTAACAACCACCGTTGTGTTCGCTATGTCCGCCGCGGGCGATTTTGTGCCACCAATGTTCATTTTCCCAAGGCAGCGCATGAATGACGCGCTGAAGGTTGGTGCCCCCTACGGGTCGACATTCGCGTGCAATCCCTCTGGATGGAGCACTATCGACACGTGCACAAAATGGTTCGACCATTTTTTAATGCACACACGCCCAACTAAGGAAGAACCGGTGCTTTTGCTTTTCGATGGGCATAAATCGCACACGAAGAACCTGCAGCTGTTGGAGAAGGCCCGGAGGAACCATGTCCGCATCGTCTCGATCCCGCCTCACACTTCACACAAACTACAGCCTTGTGATTTGACCCTGATGGCGTCGGTGCGATCGCACTACAACAGTGCTTCCCATTCATTGCTGCGACATGCGCCACCTGGTCGTCTGGTTACGCCGTACGACATATGCTCGCTCATGGGGCAGGCTTTTTCGCTTTCGGCGTCCCGGTCAACGGCAGAGAATGGGTTTAGAAGAGCGGCTCTGGTTCCGTTTAACCCGGCGATCTTCACTGACGAAGATTTTGCGTCCGCCGATTATCTTTCTCAGATGAATGTCGGTCAGGTTCCAATCGGAAATGATGGTTCTGAAGTCAGGGATGAAGAGGAACTCGGAGTCCAGCCCGAGCAGGAAGAACTGGTCGACGTTGAACAAGTTCAAAACGATCAAGAACCCGGAGGTGTTGACCACCTGGCACCGGTAGAGCTTCACACCGTTGAGGACACCAAGGATCAGAGCCAGATCATCATAGAAGAGGACGTCTACTTTCTCATCCAGGACAATGGTGAGATAAAGCTGCAGTCGATCAATACCGCGGATGAACGAGAATATGTTGCCGCTCCTGTCTCTCCGGGACCTGACGCTCCTGTGGACAACGTCGATGCCCCACCGATCGAGAAGCAGCTTCGCGAGAGCGACAAGAATGGTGCCGCTGAACTTCTGGGACAAGGTGCTGCAGATGCCGGCAGTCCGGCACTTGAACCTAACGCTGTTACTGACCAGAAAGCTACATTGAAAAAGAAGAAGCCGAAGCAAACCAAGAAGCACCCCGCAAGCAGAAGCCTTCAAAGAAGGAAGTGGCTTCTGATTTGA